In Hydrogenispora ethanolica, the following are encoded in one genomic region:
- a CDS encoding thioredoxin family protein, protein MNAVHTCTQIHHEAQLNEVLAAHERVAVLFSATWCPFCIAFFPVFDRHCGANEQVFPCVLIDDREILMGHYDVTVVPSVLYFVKGKLTKRLDGRLGVGLTESQLQNFMSSLG, encoded by the coding sequence ATGAATGCCGTTCACACTTGTACCCAAATCCATCATGAAGCCCAACTCAACGAAGTCCTCGCGGCCCATGAACGAGTAGCCGTGCTTTTTTCCGCCACTTGGTGCCCGTTTTGCATCGCCTTTTTCCCAGTCTTTGATAGACATTGCGGCGCGAACGAGCAGGTTTTTCCTTGTGTACTCATTGACGACCGGGAGATTCTAATGGGCCACTATGACGTAACGGTCGTCCCGTCCGTCCTTTATTTTGTCAAAGGAAAACTAACCAAACGTCTCGATGGCCGTCTCGGAGTCGGGCTGACCGAAAGCCAGTTGCAGAATTTTATGAGCAGCTTGGGATAG